The genomic region CAACAAAATTGTTTCTTAAGGTACTAACTGATTGAGTACCAGCTCTTCCACTGGGTATATAGAGCGAGAACGTAAGCTGGCCACCACTAATAGGACCAATTATATCACTTATAACGAAAGTCCTTTCGGTCGAAGTACTAACTACTGCTCCATCAACGAATGCTCCGAAAGTGATATTCCCACCATTAGAGGCTCCAGCTAGTGGATTAGTCACGGGAATGATGCTTTCATCGCCACCTATTGCAGTGCCAGAATAAGTGAGTAAGCCCTCATCAAAATAGTTTTCAGTTTCGGCTGTGGGAATATCATCACCTGCCAGTACCAAGCCCATAGTTTCCTTAAATACTGTACGAGCTTGCGCATTAGCAATACTCGGCACCAGTATACATATCAATAACAAGGCAAGTAGCCTATGAAAACTGACCTTGCTCCAAGGTAAACTGTACAATTTTTTCATAACGAGTGGAAAAAGGAGGTTCTTTTGGAATATGCTTTTTTAAGGAGCATAAGGTTTGTGCTTCTACGAAATAGGTTCAGTCTATATCATAAGTATTTAATGAAAATTTATGATTTATTCAATAAACACTATCAAAACAGACCTTTCCGTTCTTCCTACTTAAGGAGCCATAATTCATGCCAAGCCCCATAATGAGGCGTGAGCAGCACTTGCCGATACTCTATGTAAGATTGATTTATAATGCCTTACGTTATGACTCTTCCCGAGCTAAGTACAATTACTGGAAAGGACATAAGTTTTGACTGTGCAAAATAGGGGATATAACTTTCCCAATCACACAGCTTCACCTAATTAGTATTTCTACTCCCAGAGTGGATACAGTTCGAGGTTTACCTCTTGCCCAAAGAAAATGCGTGTACTCTCCTCAAAACTGCGCGTAAAGTCGGATACGTAGAAGTGGTGTTGTGAGCGAGCAGAGGTCGGAGCCAGCAGCTGATGTTCTATTAATAATTCCTTTAATGCCAGCGCTACTACATCAGAAGGATCCAGCACATCAATACGATCCTGGTAAAACTGAGTTATCTGCTCCCGAATCAGAGGGTAGTGTGTGCAGGCAAGTACTAACGCTTCAATAGATTCCAGCGAGGTATCGGACAGGTAGTTTTGGATAACGCTTTCACTGATAGCATTATCGAAGAACCCCTCCTCTACCATCGGCGCCAGCAAGGGGGTAGCCAGGGCGTGCAGCTCAATTCCAGCAGCCAAATCGTCAATCTTTTTTCGGTAGACGTTGGAACCCACTGTTTGCTTGGTCCCAA from Hymenobacter aerilatus harbors:
- the murI gene encoding glutamate racemase, whose protein sequence is MALLSSPLNSSRPIGIFDSGIGGLTVARAVNQALPHERLIYFGDTAHLPYGDKSTAAIQAYSVKICDVLLRQQCKVILIACNSASAAAYELVREYVGSKALVLNVIDPIVAYVGQHYAGRTIGLIGTKQTVGSNVYRKKIDDLAAGIELHALATPLLAPMVEEGFFDNAISESVIQNYLSDTSLESIEALVLACTHYPLIREQITQFYQDRIDVLDPSDVVALALKELLIEHQLLAPTSARSQHHFYVSDFTRSFEESTRIFFGQEVNLELYPLWE